One Fusarium falciforme chromosome 12, complete sequence DNA window includes the following coding sequences:
- a CDS encoding C2H2-type domain-containing protein, which translates to MTDQPGDEVISHSSSWIGLVTEDEGSVGKEPEDAAKVGDEDYVVSSSTARGNAFSRFKQMYGGVPKSKPEPQHVMIPMHSTPFGMPVGFDTDHVQVWKGFQQVDRLDEPQMSKSTPTPGRYESVNSMMSGTTCVSAGYNPFEHNVFELPDVPYNQNPSKNTDEGPLFRAYFSDAHSVLQTTSQIRQLIVSLNPHLRDSNAYLTDRIAYHYATQVYKLEWQHPFLGIMGPLESSFFHPFICTWKSCKSIKAFRSLSDLVTHMDAVHKRQQIPKMRLLQPPHQKLLMCNFCDSRYADFDFLDAHVATHMVTIGQGFLDSTWRDFEADPGASLGIWQTKPAELDNNPEPPQAKSSPPPKERFPYGGLFPRVGIEGSVPKPRPQRAKTPHQELFSLITPPPVPESPKVVSPPRTKTSHQDLFSPITPMDSIPETSRVVSPRRARTLHHHLVSPTTPKEPMSASPNIFSPKKEKIPEVVLSPSARLKDTLPEVSASVSPNPPETPPPPKPSFKQIGMATVEVKMILSKNATRTTAAGGDESDSDESETSSKGSEARDADQGAGSGTGVGQGWVGAPASGQQASWAGISTPSGQGVGEGGDGGRRGRKRRKDDDPAYVMGSRPRFACPYRVFEPDALNCLERGPKNPLGGCEDISRLKQHLGRRHKRSRRCNRCLKAFESDAKARTHESLAACPIIPLPDFERLMSAAHESITERFLTPMSDLAGWWFIFQLLIPGMQDRDLESLKMEYSPYYVHRAPAIMLPAMNFSASILDSMPDQNISAPADVFPNPPDQMVLGVDANAATSTFVSQHFSVPVFQVPDPSNPGNIPEITIAAGLGSFSGASSDQSNPWTPPRPSTPATTTAPSTSSRSASGSVAGSVSQTQLERNHMRLKSQYKQVEKENAKLREDKYANRGDLERAEAVLEEVLGSADLSQDAFDNLSQVSEILTEMKRRLG; encoded by the exons ATGACGGATCAACCAGGCGATGAGGTGATATCGCACAGTTCCTCGTGGATCGGACTGGTcaccgaggacgagggcTCGGTCGGCAAAGAGCCTGAAGATGCTGCCAAGGTCGGAGACGAGGATTACGTGGTCTCAAGCTCGACGGCGCGAGGCAACGCGTTCTCCAGGTTCAAACAAATGTATGGGGGCGTGCCGAAAAGCAAACCCGAACC ACAACATGTGATGATTCCGATGCACTCTACCCCATTCGGAATGCCGGTTGGCTTCGACACCGACCATGTACAAGTTTGGAAAGGATTTCAACAGGTCGATCGGTTAGATGAACCA CAGATGTCCAAAAGCACACCTACGCCGGGCCGTTATGAGTCGGTCAACTCAATGATGAGCGGCACAACCTGTGTCAGCGCCGGGTACAATCCCTTCGAACACAATGTCTTCGAGCTTCCAGACGTTCCTTACAACCAAAATCCCTCTAAAAATACTGATGAGGGACCTCTCTTCCGGGCATACTTTTCAGACGCTCACTCGGTCTTGCAAACGACCAGCCAGATCCGACAACTCATCGTTTCCTTGAATCCACACCTTCGAGACTCAAACGCTTACTTGACGGACCGCATCGCGTATCACTATGCAACTCAGGTCTACAAACTCGAATGGCAGCATCCATTCCTCGGTATCATGGGACCTCTCGAGTCGAGCTTTTTCCACCCCTTTATATGCACGTGGAAATCTTGCAAAAGCATCAAAGCGTTTCGTTCTCTTTCGGACCTAGTCACTCACATGGATGCGGTACACAAGCGACAACAAATCCCAAAAATGCGACTCCTTCAACCCCCACACCAAAAGCTACTCATGTGCAATTTCTGCGACTCGAGATACGCCGACTTCGACTTCTTGGACGCACATGTTGCAACTCACATGGTTACGATTGGCCAAGGATTTCTGGACAGCACCTGGAGAGATTTTGAAGCTGATCCAGGGGCGTCTCTGGGGATATGGCAGACGAAGCCTGCTGAGCTTGACAACAACCCAGAGCCGCCCCAGGCCAAGTCAAGTCCACCTCCAAAGGAGAGATTTCCTTACGGTGGCTTGTTTCCTCGAGTAGGTATCGAGGGCTCAGTCCCCAAGCCTCGCCCCCAGAGGGCAAAGACACCGCATCAAGAGTTGTTCTCCCTAATAACGCCGCCACCCGTACCTGAATCCCCCAAGGTCGTCAGCCCTCCGAGGACAAAGACTTCACATCAAGACTTATTTTCTCCAATAACACCCATGGATTCTATTCCAGAGACCTCAAGAGTCGTTAGCCCTCGAAGAGCAAGGACTCTGCACCATCACTTGGTCTCCCCAACGACACCAAAGGAGCCCATGTCTGCCTCCCCAAACATTTTTAGCcctaagaaagaaaagatcCCCGAAGTCGTTTTATCCCCTTCAGCGAGGCTCAAGGATACTCTTCCTGAGGTTTCTGCCTCAGTGTCTCCTAACCCCCCCGAGACGCCACCGCCCCCGAAGCCATCGTTCAAGCAGATCGGTATGGCTACAGTAGAGGTGAAGATGATCCTTTCGAAAAATGCGACTAGAACTACCGCCGCAGGTGGTGACGAAAGTGACTCAGACGAGTCAGAAACGTCTTCCAAAGGGTCGGAAGCTCGCGATGCAGACCAAGGCGCAGGGAGCGGCACAGGTGTTGGACAGGGATGGGTGGGAGCACCCGCAAGTGGACAACAAGCGTCGTGGGCTGGGATCTCGACTCCCAGTGGTCAAGGTGTGGGAGAgggtggagatggaggacgaAGAGGCAGAAAAAGGAGAAAGGATGATGATCCGGCATATGTCATGGGGTCTCGCCCTCGGTTCGCCTGCCCTTATCGGGTATTTGAACCTGATGCCTTGAACTGCCTGGAGCGAGGGCCCAAGAATCCGCTGGGTGGATGCGAGGATATCTCTCGGCTCAA GCAACATCTTGGTCGTCGTCACAAGCGTTCCCGTCGCTGCAACCGCTGCTTGAAAGCATTTGAAAGCGACGCCAAAGCACGCACACACGAGTCACTCGCAGCATGTCCTATAATACCGCTACCAGATTTTGAGCGTCTGATGAGCGCGGCGCACGAAAGCATTACCGAGCGATTCCTGACACCCATGTCTGATTTGGCCGGTTGGTGGTTTATCTTTCAGCTGCTCATTCCGGGGATGCAGGATCGAGACTTGGAATCTTTGAAGATGGAATACTCGCCAT ACTATGTTCACCGAGCCCCTGCCATCATGCTTCCAGCAATGAACTTTTCAGCCTCGATTCTTGATTCAATGCCTGACCAGAATATCTCAGCCCCTGCAGATGTCTT TCCAAATCCTCCAGATCAGATGGTCTTGGGTGTCGACGCCAACGCAGCCACGTCGACTTTCGTATCACAGCATTTTTCAGTACCCGTGTTCCAAGTCCCAGATCCTTCAAACCCAGGAAACATTCCCGAAATCACAATAGCAGCAGGCCTAGGTTCATTCTCTGGCGCGTCATCCGATCAATCGAATCCATGGACGCCTCCCCGTCCATCTACCCCTGCAACCACCACTgcaccatcaacatcatcacgaAGTGCATCTGGGAGCGTGGCAGGGAGTGTCAGTCAAACTCAGTTGGAGAGAAATCACATGCGACTCAAGAGCCAGTATAAACAGGTTGAAAAGGAAAATGCCAAGTTGAGGGAAGACAAGTATGCGAACAGAGGAGATTTGGAGCGCGCAGAAGCTgtgttggaggaggtgctAGGGTCAGCGGATCTGTCGCAAGATGCCTTTGACAATTTGAGCCAAGTGTCGGAGATTTTGACGGAGATGAAGCGACGGTTGGGATAA
- a CDS encoding Bilirubin oxidase: MELTRFLLHSLALNGLSGLCAAQKWTYDLPPEESAALEAVVEDDPNDVVHLMKSDESPLYPLIYRNALPIPPVKKPLKIIKNPVTGKDIWYFEIEIRSFTKSVYPNLRDATFTGYDGMAPGPTIMVPKGTESIVRFINNAAHENSVHLHGSYSRAPFDGWAEDITQPGEYKDYYYPNGQSARLQWYHDHAMHLTAENAYMGQAGAYILTDPAEESLGLPSGYGVYDIPLILSSKQYNEDGSVFSTAGEKDSLWGDVIEVNGQPWPSLKVEPRKYRFRFLNAAISRSFALYFVNSNALNSRLGFQVIGSDTGLLSKPVQASDIYVSMAERYEIVFDFSKYAGQTLELRNLEKVGSIGTDDDYENTDKVMRFVVSSDTVEDNSTVPEKLRDISFARPESNEINHHFRFHRTNGEWRINGVGFADAANRVLAKVPRGTVEIWELENSSGGWTHPIHVHLVDFLVLDREGRRGVMPYESAGLKDVVWLGKGETVRVAAVYAPFDGLYMFHCHNLIHEDSDMMAAFNVTSLDDFGYNSTQFLDPMQKEWRPKPYELSDVKERTGPFSDEAIVETVEGMARANPYGDVDAVEEALKEYWAKKNAAKRDTESGSIPRYHRFQL; this comes from the exons ATGGAGCTTACCCGCTTCCTTCTCCATAGCCTGGCTTTGAACGGCCTTAGTGGGTTATGTGCAGCCCAGAAATGGACCTATGATCTCCCACCCGAGGAATCAGCCGCTCTGGAAGCAGTCGTTGAAGATGATCCCAACGATGTTGTTCACCTCATGAAGAGCGACGAAAGCCCCTTGTACCCTCTCATCTATCGTAACGCTCTCCCAATCCCACCCGTCAAGAAGCCCTTGAA GATCATCAAGAACCCCGTGACTGGGAAAGATATCTGGTACTTTGAAATCGAGATTCGATCATTCACCAAGTCTGTGTACCCGAACCTCCGGGATGCCACCTTCACTGGCTATGACGGTATGGCGCCTGGACCTACCATCATGGTCCCCAAGGGCACTGAGTCTATCGTACGCTTCATCAACAATGCTGCACATGAAAACTCAGTCCACCTGCACGGCTCTTACTCCCGAGCTCCCTTCGACGGGTGGGCCGAGGATATCACACAACCAGGAGAGTACAAGGACTACTACTATCCCAATGGACAGTCTGCCCGTCTCCAATGGTATCATGACCATGCCATGCATCTG ACTGCTGAGAATGCGTACATGGGCCAAGCAGGAGCCTACATCCTCACCGATCCGGCTGAAGAGTCGCTGGGCTTGCCCTCTGGATATGGTGTGTACGACATTCCATTGATCTTGAGCTCAAAACAGTACAACGAGGATGGTTCAGTCTTCTCCACAGCCGGCGAAAAGGACAGCCTTTGGGGAGACGTCATTGAAGTCAACGGTCAGCCATGGCCTTCTCTGAAGGTTGAACCACGCAAGTACCGGTTCCGTTTCTTGAACGCCGCCATCTCTCGCTCATTTGCATTGTACTTTGTCAACTCTAATGCACTCAATTCCCGGCTTGGCTTCCAAGTTATCGGATCTGATACTGGACTGTTGAGCAAGCCTGTTCAAGCCTCAGACATT TACGTGTCCATGGCTGAACGCTATGAGATCGTTTTCGACTTTTCCAAGTATGCCGGCCAGACACTCGAGTTACGGAACCTCGAAAAAGTCGGCAGCATTGGCACGGATGACGACTATGAGAACACAGACAAGGTTATGCGTTTCGTCGTGAGCTCCGACACTGTTGAGGACAACTCGACAGTGCCCGAAAAGCTCAGGGATATCTCCTTCGCCAGGCCGGAAAGCAACGAGATCAACCATCATTTCCGCTTCCACCGCACCAATGGCGAGTGGCGCATCAACGGCGTTGGGTTTGCCGATGCTGCCAACCGTGTTCTGGCCAAGGTCCCCCGCGGCACTGTCGAGATCTGGGAGCTCGAGAACAGCTCTGGAGGCTGgacccatcccatccacgTCCATCTCGTCGACTTCTTGGTTCTTGACCGCGAAGGCAGGCGTGGAGTCATGCCCTATGAGAGCGCCGGACTCAAGGACGTCGTGTGGCTGGGCAAGGGTGAAACGGTCCGCGTTGCCGCTGTCTACGCCCCCTTCGACGGATTGTACATGTTTCATTGCCATAACTTGATCCATGAAGACAGCGACATGATGGCTGCCTTCAACGTCACGTCGCTCGATGACTTTGGCTACAATAGCACGCAATTCCTGGACCCCATGCAGAAAGAGTGGCGTCCCAAGCCCTATGAGCTCTCTGACGTCAAGGAAAGAACAGGGCCCTTCTCAGACGAGGCCATTGTGGAAACTGTCGAGGGTATGGCGCGTGCTAATCCTTATGGAGATGTCGATGCAGTGGAGGAGGCTCTGAAGGAATACtgggccaagaagaacgcAGCCAAGAGGGACACGGAGTCCGGGTCTATCCCCCGATACCACCGATTCCAGCTCTAA
- a CDS encoding CHK domain-containing protein — protein sequence MIESADPLPVTTEELTPAWFSKVLGKRVKDASIVETIHGTASKILVQLTYEDPADGPIAVCVKGGFNPAILALQPSLSQMYQLEAEFYHYISPTVQMRLPDAYYCAIDEAGQQGIVVLADLKATGYRFGNPLEAWPVKRVWAGVEQLATLHARTWGGEPRDFPWLNREFSIRDIMRSLLSAESWGARFGGDSRPPVPDELADRERMAKAFETLWSNTDTKMNCIVHGDPHIGNTFITPTGEPGFLDWQCIYRGSAIHDVAYFIAGSLSIDDRRKNDGQLFQHYLDTLHQKGGPRFNMEELWEEYRKHTLHGFIWSLALSEMQPRELVDAMAKRYCAAIIDLKTLDLLEGLESK from the coding sequence ATGATAGAATCCGCCGACCCTTTACCCGTCACCACTGAGGAGCTAACCCCAGCTTGGTTCTCCAAGGTATTGGGGAAGCGGGTTAAGGATGCATCGATTGTTGAAACGATTCACGGGACTGCCTCCAAAATCCTCGTCCAGCTGACGTATGAGGATCCAGCCGATGGCCCAATAGCCGTCTGCGTGAAAGGCGGATTCAACCCGGCGATATTGGCCCTTCAGCCGTCTCTGAGTCAGATGTACCAGCTTGAAGCCGAGTTCTACCATTACATCAGCCCCACCGTCCAGATGCGTCTGCCTGATGCCTACTACTGCGCAATAGACGAGGCGGGCCAGCAGGGAATCGTCGTGCTCGCGGATCTCAAGGCCACGGGCTATAGGTTTGGCAACCCCCTTGAAGCCTGGCCAGTTAAACGTGTCTGGGCTGGGGTAGAGCAACTGGCTACTTTGCACGCCAGGACATGGGGCGGCGAGCCTAGAGATTTTCCATGGCTTAACAGGGAGTTCTCGATCCGCGACATTATGCGATCCTTGCTATCTGCTGAGTCTTGGGGGGCAAGGTTCGGAGGTGACTCCAGGCCTCCCGTGCCCGATGAGCTTGCAGATCGTGAGCGGATGGCCAAGGCCTTCGAGACACTTTGGAGCAACACCGACACCAAGATGAATTGTATCGTGCATGGGGACCCTCACATCGGCAACACCTTTATCACACCTACGGGCGAGCCAGGGTTTCTCGACTGGCAATGCATTTACAGAGGATCGGCGATTCATGACGTGGCCTACTTCATTGCTGGCTCACTCTCCATCGACGACCGCAGGAAGAACGACGGGCAGCTTTTCCAGCACTATCTCGACACCCTGCACCAGAAAGGAGGGCCTAGGTTCAATATGGAGGAACTCTGGGAGGAGTACCGGAAGCACACACTACACGGGTTCATTTGGAGTCTCGCCCTATCCGAGATGCAACCCCGGGAATTAGTCGACGCTATGGCGAAGAGATACTGTGCGGCTATCATAGACCTCAAGACCCTCGACCTGCTTGAAGGTCTTGAGTCCAAATAA